The proteins below are encoded in one region of Natronococcus sp. CG52:
- a CDS encoding RNA ligase family protein, with the protein MTNKQRKYFRQAVFSETNNTCLVPWCDSEADDAHQIIERPLWTDGGYIPPNGAAVCNNHHQYAETNDIPPQAFWLWKAILKSDICPSEFSDWDQLSINHSLPEQIGSKDVNKWGDAFDTPPWKEHRDRIKYPSSRHLLPLYWYDDESVAQERIEHDDTGLESIEDFIGIPLVVTEKTGGSNCMVVNDVNNPVRARNGKQPLETMKPLYGDGGLYWEQQVNQKLPDRFQVFGEWLHAKHSIHYGCDCESPCEDVGPSLSELTGVDDERAYFQVFGVYDKQMYMWLSWPMTQKVADDVLGFPTSPVIYCEDSADQATFETKAEARRELIKYARDVIDNGGEGIVVRTKFPIHYGQFGNRLGKYVRENHVKTDEHWSHQEVIENNV; encoded by the coding sequence ATGACGAACAAACAACGCAAGTACTTCCGCCAGGCCGTCTTCAGTGAAACGAACAACACCTGTCTCGTCCCGTGGTGCGACAGCGAAGCCGACGACGCCCACCAAATCATCGAAAGACCACTGTGGACCGACGGCGGCTACATCCCTCCGAACGGCGCCGCAGTCTGCAACAACCACCACCAGTACGCAGAAACGAACGATATTCCGCCGCAGGCGTTCTGGCTCTGGAAAGCCATCCTGAAAAGCGACATCTGCCCCAGCGAGTTCAGCGACTGGGACCAATTGAGTATCAATCACTCGCTGCCAGAGCAGATCGGCTCAAAGGACGTCAACAAGTGGGGAGACGCCTTTGACACCCCGCCGTGGAAAGAACATCGCGATCGGATCAAATATCCCTCGAGTCGGCATCTGCTGCCTCTGTACTGGTACGACGACGAGAGCGTTGCTCAAGAGCGCATCGAACATGACGATACTGGTCTTGAAAGCATTGAGGACTTCATTGGGATTCCGTTGGTCGTGACAGAGAAAACCGGTGGGTCGAACTGTATGGTGGTGAACGATGTGAATAACCCTGTGAGGGCTCGTAACGGGAAACAACCGTTGGAGACGATGAAGCCGTTGTACGGCGATGGCGGTCTCTACTGGGAGCAACAGGTGAATCAGAAGCTCCCAGATCGGTTCCAAGTGTTCGGAGAGTGGCTCCACGCAAAACATAGCATTCACTACGGATGTGACTGCGAATCGCCGTGTGAAGACGTCGGGCCGAGCCTGTCAGAATTGACTGGCGTTGACGACGAACGAGCCTACTTCCAGGTGTTCGGCGTCTACGACAAACAGATGTATATGTGGCTGTCGTGGCCGATGACACAGAAAGTGGCTGATGATGTGCTTGGCTTCCCGACTTCACCTGTGATCTATTGTGAGGACAGTGCTGACCAAGCGACGTTCGAGACAAAGGCTGAGGCTCGCCGCGAGCTGATCAAGTACGCCCGAGATGTGATCGACAACGGTGGTGAGGGGATCGTGGTTCGGACGAAATTCCCGATCCATTACGGTCAATTCGGGAATCGGCTTGGAAAATATGTGAGAGAAAACCACGTCAAGACCGATGAGCACTGGAGCCATCAAGAAGTAATTGAGAATAACGTCTAA
- a CDS encoding aromatic ring-hydroxylating oxygenase subunit alpha, which produces MTEWNHTQAKPVSPDITEKSNALPAKYFTEPDTFEMEKEKVFGQYWVYAGHENCIKEPGEFFTRTVGGRGLIVARTEDGSVRAFENFSARAGSSVVPETPMTDPGRVDPDELEHAEGVRVDSIGPLVFVNLSEDPMPLAEQAGVMKDRLEALPLGEYEHACRISSEVECNWKVFASNYSECDHCQANHQDWIKGISLDESELEVNDYHWVLHYTHAQDVDDEMRIHDEHEAQFHYLWPNFTVNMYGTADGYGTYIIDPIDTGRFRLIADYYFRDSELSDEEREFVRTSRQLQEEDFELVERQWDGLKTGALAQAQLGPNEHTVHKLHQLAQEAYDS; this is translated from the coding sequence ATGACGGAGTGGAACCACACTCAGGCGAAGCCAGTGAGTCCAGACATCACGGAGAAATCGAACGCGTTACCGGCCAAGTACTTCACCGAACCGGACACCTTCGAGATGGAGAAGGAGAAGGTCTTCGGCCAGTACTGGGTCTACGCGGGTCACGAGAACTGCATCAAGGAACCGGGTGAGTTCTTCACCCGGACCGTCGGCGGCCGCGGCCTGATCGTCGCCCGCACCGAAGACGGTTCGGTACGCGCGTTCGAGAACTTCTCGGCTCGAGCGGGATCGTCAGTGGTCCCCGAGACGCCGATGACTGACCCCGGGCGCGTCGATCCGGACGAACTCGAGCACGCCGAGGGCGTCCGCGTCGATAGCATCGGTCCGCTGGTCTTCGTGAACCTGAGCGAGGACCCGATGCCGCTGGCCGAGCAGGCCGGCGTGATGAAGGATCGCCTCGAGGCGCTCCCGCTCGGCGAGTACGAACACGCCTGTCGGATCAGTTCCGAGGTCGAGTGTAACTGGAAGGTCTTCGCCAGCAACTACTCGGAGTGCGATCACTGCCAGGCCAATCATCAGGACTGGATCAAGGGAATCTCGCTCGACGAGTCCGAACTCGAGGTCAACGACTACCACTGGGTGCTCCACTACACCCACGCGCAGGACGTCGACGACGAGATGCGGATCCACGACGAACACGAGGCGCAGTTCCACTACCTCTGGCCGAACTTCACGGTCAACATGTACGGCACCGCCGACGGCTACGGCACCTACATCATCGATCCGATCGATACGGGTCGATTCCGGCTCATTGCGGACTACTACTTCCGGGACTCCGAACTGTCCGACGAAGAGCGGGAGTTCGTCCGAACGAGTCGGCAGCTTCAGGAGGAGGATTTCGAACTGGTCGAACGCCAGTGGGACGGGCTCAAAACCGGCGCACTGGCTCAGGCTCAGCTCGGTCCGAACGAACACACCGTCCACAAGCTCCACCAGCTCGCCCAGGAGGCCTACGACTCGTAA
- a CDS encoding sulfatase-like hydrolase/transferase, whose product MTRVALVVLDTLRKDAFEQYFSWLPGYRFEQAWSTAKWTMPAHASLFTGKYASEVGVNAKSEGLDCSEPALAELLSDAGFTTHAFSANLIVSPVFEFDRGFDSFEGTWRINVNSKGITGWRELLHNGCSGIAKYRTLLKGTPAGHYRILPSIKAGLRKRFGNWSTGPLLGSALQDDGAATFLASLRQNQYRDADFLFVNLMEAHAPYSPPVPYRETNALYDEVAATLTTSEPDGQTVRDAYDSSVHYLADQYQRIFAELTERFEYVITLSDHGELFGEHGSWRHLHGVYPELTHIPLVISGNGMSGNCQKAVSILDIHQTLLDLLDLSDGSRGQNLLDEIDDRSYLVEYEGLRSTRLERMYKEYPSKLVNLYDRPLRGLAGPNDYYGYETLEGWKEYGSSTPEEAQTQLQEITESIGRPAATQQSTVDVSEEVQARLEELGYF is encoded by the coding sequence ATGACCCGCGTCGCACTCGTTGTGCTTGACACACTACGAAAGGACGCATTTGAGCAATACTTTTCTTGGCTTCCCGGCTACCGCTTCGAGCAAGCGTGGTCAACTGCAAAATGGACGATGCCCGCCCATGCCTCCCTGTTCACTGGCAAATACGCGAGCGAGGTTGGTGTGAATGCGAAGTCTGAAGGACTTGATTGCTCTGAACCCGCTCTTGCTGAACTTCTGTCTGATGCTGGGTTTACGACCCATGCGTTCAGTGCGAATCTCATAGTCTCACCAGTTTTTGAGTTTGATCGTGGATTCGACTCGTTCGAGGGAACATGGCGCATAAATGTCAACAGTAAGGGGATCACTGGATGGCGAGAGCTTCTTCACAACGGGTGCTCTGGAATAGCAAAATACAGAACATTGCTGAAGGGGACCCCTGCTGGCCACTATCGGATCCTTCCCTCGATCAAGGCTGGTCTGAGAAAGCGTTTTGGAAACTGGTCGACTGGACCACTTCTTGGAAGTGCACTCCAGGATGATGGTGCAGCAACGTTCTTAGCATCTCTTCGGCAGAATCAGTATCGCGATGCAGATTTTCTCTTTGTAAACTTGATGGAGGCCCACGCCCCGTATTCACCCCCGGTACCGTATCGTGAGACAAATGCATTATACGATGAGGTAGCTGCTACGTTGACTACCAGCGAACCGGACGGACAGACGGTTCGCGACGCATATGACAGCTCGGTCCACTACCTTGCTGATCAGTATCAGCGTATCTTCGCGGAACTAACAGAGCGATTCGAGTACGTAATCACGCTTAGCGATCACGGGGAACTCTTTGGCGAACACGGTAGCTGGCGCCATCTGCATGGTGTTTACCCCGAATTAACGCACATCCCACTAGTCATTTCCGGAAACGGGATGTCTGGAAATTGTCAGAAGGCAGTAAGCATCCTCGATATCCATCAAACACTCCTTGATCTTTTAGACTTGAGCGACGGTTCTCGCGGCCAAAATTTACTTGATGAGATTGATGACCGATCATATCTTGTCGAATATGAAGGTCTCCGATCGACTCGTCTAGAAAGAATGTACAAGGAGTATCCTTCCAAATTGGTTAATCTGTATGACCGGCCACTACGAGGGTTGGCTGGGCCGAATGACTACTACGGGTACGAAACGCTTGAAGGATGGAAAGAGTATGGATCGTCAACACCGGAAGAAGCACAGACACAATTACAGGAGATAACGGAATCGATCGGAAGACCAGCTGCCACTCAGCAATCAACTGTAGACGTTTCAGAGGAAGTCCAAGCGAGATTAGAGGAGCTCGGCTATTTTTGA
- a CDS encoding transposase has product MTSTYESRRAIFRRIAQRSYVEWPAYDSTPLYDRTSLGGLKEDVRVVSKPWFTHDEHNSVDQLVCSLPLAYFCFDPHDCYTGSAQYEMDTLFRMFVLKELHGWDHETALVEYLDRRPDLCERLGLKPIPNQSTLWRSWHNRLTADLRETIESVARTILIKAQNAGVPVPRDPDRKFPRRDNDTEEPDLDTQTVLEQAEQITNHISRIVYPAFSLDRGEGCEIHENAYWDLQTYLGLRESLAANEGARSFIYESTRDRTPLGHAHREHLRELSIPEIRAMYRQAVGRLLDETAETEKFFPAGIVAIDITEDTPFTGDRTGHKNEIIGTKEATDEYAHQWATVQLVGNAVPIVLDARPVRRGETRKEIVEDLLNSTQEMVHVDNVLMDREFDSQHILEMISQRGLSYVVPKRMQTSEKAQAKRLLKRGQDRYTTDRKLHLGNNEWHETTLIYRRKENSEHDDYRQYSVFMSNRSGFITEYGYRWEIESGYKSIKRFMAATTSKDFGLRFFYFAFACLLYSIWRAVDLLVQVELTGEYEHSPIVTADNTLTLLRKETGIG; this is encoded by the coding sequence GTGACTTCGACGTATGAGTCTCGACGCGCAATCTTTCGACGGATCGCACAACGGTCATACGTTGAGTGGCCAGCATATGACTCGACACCGCTGTACGATCGAACCTCTCTTGGAGGATTGAAAGAAGATGTTCGCGTCGTTTCGAAACCGTGGTTCACCCATGACGAGCACAACTCGGTCGATCAGCTCGTTTGCTCACTCCCATTGGCATACTTTTGCTTCGATCCTCACGACTGTTATACGGGCTCGGCACAGTATGAGATGGACACGCTCTTTCGGATGTTCGTCCTGAAGGAACTCCACGGGTGGGACCACGAGACGGCACTCGTTGAGTACCTTGATCGCCGCCCAGATCTCTGCGAGCGATTGGGTCTGAAGCCGATTCCGAACCAGTCGACGCTGTGGCGCAGCTGGCACAACCGACTCACCGCAGATCTTCGTGAGACAATCGAGAGTGTTGCACGAACGATCCTTATCAAAGCTCAGAACGCTGGTGTCCCAGTCCCGCGGGATCCAGATCGAAAATTTCCTCGTCGAGATAACGACACTGAAGAACCGGATCTAGATACCCAGACAGTGCTGGAACAGGCGGAACAGATCACAAATCACATTAGTCGCATCGTCTACCCTGCCTTTTCGCTTGACCGAGGAGAGGGCTGTGAAATCCACGAGAATGCCTACTGGGACTTACAGACCTACCTCGGACTTCGAGAGAGTCTCGCTGCCAACGAGGGGGCTCGCAGCTTCATCTACGAATCAACCCGTGACCGGACGCCGTTAGGTCACGCCCATCGCGAGCACCTTCGGGAGCTCTCAATTCCGGAGATTCGAGCAATGTACCGGCAAGCAGTAGGGAGACTTTTGGACGAGACTGCGGAGACAGAGAAGTTCTTTCCGGCTGGGATCGTCGCTATCGACATCACTGAAGATACGCCGTTCACAGGAGACAGGACAGGCCACAAAAATGAGATCATCGGGACGAAAGAAGCTACCGACGAGTACGCCCACCAGTGGGCAACGGTGCAGCTGGTCGGAAACGCCGTTCCAATCGTGCTGGATGCTCGCCCGGTCCGGCGAGGCGAGACGCGAAAGGAAATCGTTGAGGATCTCCTGAATTCAACCCAGGAAATGGTCCATGTCGATAACGTGCTAATGGACCGAGAATTCGATAGTCAGCATATACTGGAGATGATCAGCCAGCGTGGACTCTCGTACGTCGTTCCGAAGCGAATGCAGACCAGCGAGAAAGCCCAGGCCAAGCGCCTTCTCAAACGCGGTCAGGATCGATACACAACCGACCGCAAACTCCATCTAGGCAACAACGAGTGGCACGAGACAACGCTCATCTACCGTCGGAAAGAGAACTCCGAACACGATGATTATCGCCAGTATTCGGTGTTCATGTCGAATCGTAGCGGGTTCATCACTGAGTACGGGTATCGGTGGGAGATTGAGAGTGGCTACAAATCCATTAAGCGGTTCATGGCCGCGACAACGTCAAAAGATTTCGGGCTGCGGTTCTTCTATTTCGCGTTCGCGTGCCTCCTGTACTCGATCTGGCGGGCCGTCGACCTGCTCGTGCAGGTCGAACTGACCGGTGAGTATGAGCATTCGCCAATTGTAACAGCCGATAACACGCTGACGTTGCTGAGGAAAGAGACAGGAATCGGGTAG
- a CDS encoding tyrosine-type recombinase/integrase, with translation MEHTDSGANTGGSTLKTAIGDFLESGNKSGNYRDALERVLTQWRQYLEDRGVETVDRVGKRSMANYAQYLSRRVDASKSREANGGISAATAWTYYDYVSAFLSYCVRWDYLEENPAQKGIALDELPPRPKKKSGDQQFWSPEDRTALVRYADRRAHEAVDEKGFDALEELRDRALVYVLAYSGVRGGEVLSDPRDDRRNGLRWKDVDLENNQLHVLGKNQQREEVQLPPLAHSPIERLEQALEPASPEWPVFVTSHAPSLYSNLPDDADPSEGEPLELQRKHGVVPPSLSTNGGRSVLKRLCDDAEIDVDGDYLKPHGARRGVGEAVYREHGAAAAQRVLRHADPRTTSQMYAHIEASELAEETAEVFENE, from the coding sequence ATGGAACACACTGATTCCGGGGCTAATACCGGGGGAAGCACCCTCAAAACGGCCATTGGCGACTTTCTCGAGTCTGGCAACAAATCAGGGAACTACCGCGACGCACTCGAGCGGGTGCTTACTCAGTGGCGACAGTACCTCGAAGATCGCGGCGTCGAAACAGTCGATCGAGTCGGCAAACGGAGCATGGCCAACTACGCGCAGTACCTCTCTCGTCGCGTTGACGCTAGCAAGAGCCGCGAAGCTAACGGCGGGATCTCTGCGGCGACGGCCTGGACGTACTACGACTACGTCTCGGCGTTTCTCTCCTACTGTGTCCGATGGGACTACCTTGAAGAGAATCCGGCACAGAAAGGAATCGCACTCGACGAGCTGCCGCCGAGGCCGAAGAAAAAGAGCGGCGACCAACAGTTCTGGTCGCCCGAAGATCGGACGGCACTGGTTCGGTACGCCGACCGTCGAGCTCACGAGGCCGTCGACGAGAAAGGCTTCGACGCCCTCGAGGAACTTCGCGATCGCGCGCTCGTGTACGTCCTCGCATACTCCGGGGTTCGTGGCGGCGAAGTTCTGAGCGATCCACGCGACGACCGACGGAACGGGCTTCGATGGAAGGACGTCGACCTCGAGAACAACCAGCTACACGTCCTCGGAAAGAACCAGCAGCGCGAGGAAGTCCAACTCCCACCGCTTGCTCACAGCCCGATCGAACGCCTCGAGCAAGCCCTCGAGCCGGCGTCGCCGGAGTGGCCGGTCTTCGTGACGAGTCACGCGCCCTCGCTGTACAGTAACCTTCCAGACGACGCAGATCCCTCGGAGGGTGAACCCTTGGAGTTACAGCGGAAACACGGCGTGGTCCCGCCGTCACTCTCGACGAACGGCGGCCGGTCCGTCCTGAAACGGCTGTGCGACGACGCCGAGATCGACGTCGACGGCGATTACCTGAAACCGCACGGCGCGAGGCGTGGCGTCGGTGAAGCTGTCTATCGCGAGCACGGCGCGGCGGCAGCACAACGAGTGCTCCGGCACGCCGACCCGCGGACAACATCACAGATGTACGCGCATATCGAAGCCAGTGAGTTGGCCGAAGAGACGGCTGAGGTCTTCGAGAACGAGTGA